The DNA segment AATTACAAAAACAAGATAGTATAATAGTAGCTATTCTTGGCATAGGAACTCAGATTAGTCAAGTGATTCTTAGTCCATTAGAAGCTCAAAATTTAAAAGAAAATGATGAAGTAGTTTTAAGCCAAAAAGCCTTTGGATTAAATTTATCTAAAATAAACATAAATTCATAAACTAAATCACTATTTTATTAGTCTGTGTTGATTATGCTACCTACAATATATTCATATTTTGAATCATTACTTTAGCTTTACATTCAGCACAACAATATAGAGTTTTAATTTTAGCATCATCGCCTAAAAATTTTGGTTTCATAATGCTAGCTATTTTTTCTATAGCTTTTTTTGTAGCAAATTCTTTACCACATTCAATACATGCAAAAAGTTCGTCCTTGGCTAAAGTTATAAAAGAAAAATATTCTTTCTCTAAATCAATACCACTTCTTTGAAGCACTAAAGTATCTTTTTCTGCACAACTTGCTTCGCAGTATCCACAGGTAGTACACAAGCTCGCATTAAATTTCAAAGAATTATCTTTAGCATCAGCTATTAAAGCTCCTACGTTGCAAGATCCAACACAGGCTAAACATAATGTACAGGTATTTGTATTTACAGAAATTTTTCCATAGCGTATCCACTCTTTACTAGGAATATTTCCTAATTTATCATCTTGGATAAGCTCTTTTACTCTCATAGCAAAATCCTCTCTTTTCAAAAAAGAAGTATTATTAATCATAAATTTTAATTTTGGTATAACATTAGCTTGATTTATAGCGTTTTGAAGTGTAATTTCATCGTTTGCTAATAAAACTCCATCGTGATTGAATTTTTTTTGAAAAATTTCATTAACAAGATCTATTGCTTCTTTATTTGTAATATTATCTCCATAAATTATCACATTCGCGCCACTAGTTTGCAACATAGCCAAAAGATGAGCTTGATCAAAAAAATGATCAGTTTTAACCATAAATGGCATCACATTTTCTTTTAAAATAATATTTAAATCTTCTATCTTTTTATCTTCTGAAATAACTAAAATTATTCTATCTTCATAAAATTTTAAAACCTCATAAAAACTATTTCTTGGCATAGGGGCATAATCAAGTGCTCCACTAGGACAAATACTTACACATTCACCACAATTAACACAATCAATATGAGAAAATTCCAATTGCCTTTTTTCATCATCTTTTAAAATGGCTACGCTAGGACATATTTCGTCACATTTTCCACAATGAATACTTCTTCTATTGTGATATTGACAAATACTATCATCGTAACTAATATAATTTCTAAATTTATATTTAGGCGAATTATTATTTAATAATTTTAAAACTTCTTCATTGCTTAAATTATTTATATCATAGCACCCACTTTGTTTATCATAACTATCTTTTTTATTTTTATACAAGAAAAAATCACATTCAAGTTCTATTTGTTCATTATTTTTTAAAACTATTACACAAAGTTCTCCTATCGAACTTAATACAACTTGACATTCTTCATTTGAAATTTTTAAAATTTTATAATCTTGTTTTTTTAATTCTTCTAATAATTTTATCTCATCATCATCACTAACAATGATTACATTTTTACCTACTTCTTTAGTATACTCTAAATCAAGCCCCATATCATAAACTTTAGATCTTATCTTATATAAAGTATCAATGGTTTTTGATTTTTTTAAAATATTATCTTTAGAATTCTTCAAATAAAAATTGATCTCTGGAGCATACACTTCAGGATTTAAAAGCAAAGAATTTCCTATAAAAACATCTTCGCAAATATCGGTTACTATAGAAATATCATCGCTTAAAGGAATCAAATCATCATTCTTTAAAAAAACAAAATCTTTCATAACTACTCTCTTTATTTTTTTAATAATTATATACATTTCATTATAAAAAAAGCTATAATTTTACTAATTTTTTCTTAAGGTTTAAGATGAACAAATTTAGAACATTTCCTCCGATAAATTCTCTCATCAATGATAAAAATTTGAGTGCTTATCCTTTATATTTAAGAAATTATTTTTCAAAGTTAGTCGTTTTAAAGTGCAAAAAGCAGATTTTAAAAGATCCAAAATTAGAGTTTTCTTTTGAAGATCTTAGTTTTAAAATAAAAAATTCTATAAATGAATTTTTAAATCTTCAGTCAAAAAGCTTAATTAATGCAACCGGAGTAATTATTCATACTAATTTAGGTCGTAGTATTATAGATGAAAATGTTTTTGAACAAACAAAAGATATTGTATGTTCTTATTCTAATTTAGAATTTAATATTAACAGTGGCAAAAGAGGATCAAGATATGACTGGCTTAGTGCAAATTTAAAAATTTTATTTAATTGCGAAGACTGCTTAATTGTTAATAATAATGCTGCAGCAGTTTTTTTAATCTTAAATACACTAGCAAAAGATTACGAGGTTATCACTTCAAGAAGCGAATTAGTAGAAATTGGAGGTAGCTTTAGAATACCTGAAGTAATTCATGCTGCTGGAGTCAAGCTTAAAGAAATAGGAACAACTAATAAAACTCATTTGCAAGATTATAAAGATGCCATCTCCTTAAATACTAAAATTATACTAAAAACTCATCGCTCAAATTTTACTTTTAAAGGATTTTTCGAAGAAGTTTCTCTAGAAGAAATTTATAACTTAGCAAAAAAGAAAAAAATTATCTCCTATTATGATTTAGGTTCAGGCTGGTGTGAAAATTTAAATTCAAAACTTACAAAGGATGAGCCTTGTGTAAAAGACTTACTAAAATATTGCGATATATTGAGTTTTAGCGGCGATAAGCTTTTTGGATCTACTCAAGCTGGCATAATACTTGGAAAGAAAAAATACATAGAAAAACTTAAAAAAAATCAACTCTTAAGAATGCTAAGAGTTGATAAAATCACCCTAGCCTTTTTAAATGAAACTACAAAAGTATATTTGGAAAAAAAATATGAAAAAATTCCAACTTTAAAACTACTCAATGATGATTTAACAAATATAAAAGCAAAAGCTATTTTTGTAAAAAATAAAATCCAAATTCTTTCTGATTTAAAAATTTCAAAAAGTCTAGTAGGTGGTGGCTCTATGCCTGATAAAAGTTTAGATACTTTTGTATTGAGTTTTAAAGGTAAGGCTTTGGTGTTACAAGAAAATTTTAGAAAAAAAGGTGTTGTAGGTCGTATCGAAAAAGGAAAATTTGTATTAGACTTTAGAACTATATTAGATAAAGATTTGGAAAAATTAATTCAAATCATTAATGAGGTGTTTAATGGATAGCATTATTGTAGGAACTGCTGGTCATATTGATCATGGAAAAACTTCTCTTATTAAGGCTCTTAATGGCTTTGATGGAGATAATTTAAAAGAAGAACAAGAAAAAGGAATCACCATAAATCTTAGTTTTTCCCATTTGAAAAATTCTAATACAAATTTAGCATTTATTGATGTTCCTGGACATGAAAATTTAATCAAAACAATGATTAGCGGAGCTTTTGCTTTTAAGATATGTCTGTTTGTTGTAGATATTAACGAAGGTTTAAAAGCTCAAAGTATAGAGCATTTAAAAGTTTTAGAATTTTTAGGTGTAGAAGATATTATTTTAATTTTAAGTAAAGTTGATTTGTGTGAAAACATTGAATTTAAAAAAAATACTATATTAAAAGAATTGCAATCATATAAAATCAATTTATTAAAAATTTTTCTTACTAGCATTTATGATAAAAAAAGCACTGAAGAATTAAAAAAATATTTATTAAATTTAAATCCAAAAAAATGTCATAAAGATTTTGTTTTTAGATATTTTATTGATAGAGTTTTTTCCTTAAAAGGAATTGGAACAATAGTTACTGGAAGCCTAAATGAAGGAAAAATTTCTAAAAATGAAAAAATTTATTGCATTGAAAATCAAAAAGACATTATCGTAAAAAATATTCAAATTCATGACATAAATGTTGATCAAATTTGTGCCTACAACCGAGTAGCTTTGAATTTAAATTGCAATTATTATGATTTGAAAAAAGGATACATTTTAACAAAAAAAGGACTTTTTAGAAGTTTTAAAAGTATAGACGTTTTGATTTTTTCTAATAAAATCAAACATAAAAGTGAATTAGAATTTTGCACAGGGAGTAAAAAAGTTAATGCCAAATTAAACATCATAAAAGAATTTGAAAATAAAACTTATGCAACTTTAGATTTTGAAAAAAACTTAGCTTTATGCTTTGATGATAGATTTATTTTACTTGAAAATGGACGTGTCAAAAGTGGTGGAATAGTTTTAAATTCTGTAAGCGAACCGCTAAAAAAAGATGTAAAAATACAATTTTTAGAACTTTTAGAACAAAAAGAATTTAATGCAATATTTGAATTCTTAAAAGATACTCATAAATTTGGTTTTGGATTACTCTCAAGCTATCAACGTTTTAAATTAACCCACCAAGAAGCTTTAAAATTAGCTAAAAATTTATCAAATGTTTTTATTGATGAAAAAGGTTTAAATGTGTATAACCTAAAGTCACAAAATGAACTTAAAAATTTCATAAATTTTATCTTTTCTAAAAATAAAAATGCACTAATATCAGCTAATTCTATATCTTTAAGACTCTCATGGGCAAGCGAAGAATTTTGTGCATATACTTTAAAACAGATGCAAGATTTTTTAGATTTTAAAGATGGAATTTATTTTCTAAAAGGACAAGATTTTGAAAAATTAAAAGAAAAAAATTATTGCGAACTTTTTGAAATTCTAAAAAAAGAAGGGATCAGACCAACAGCTCCTTATAATCTTTACGAACAATTGGGATTAGATAGAAAAAATGGAGATACTATACTCAAAAAATTAACTAAAGAAAATAAAGTAATAAGATTAACACATAATATATTTATAGAAAAACAAGCTTTAGATTTATTGATGGATAATTTTTTATTACTTTTAAAAACACAAAATTTAGATGTAAATTTTATTAAAAATTATTTTAAAATTTCACGAAAATATGCTATTGCATACTTAGAATATCTTGATAACAATTTTAAACAAGTAAAAAAAATTAATGAAAAAAGAATGCTTAAATATTAAATATAAAATTTTATAATAATTAAAATCTAAAAATAAAAAGGAATATAATGAAAAAATCTTTAGCTTTGCTAACATTAGCTAGTTCATTATTTGCAGCAAATAACGAAGAAATAATTAATTTCTTTAAAAAAAATCCAAACTTAAGCAATGCTAATATTACCATTGCAAGTAGAGAAAAAATTGAAGATAGCAATTTTGAGGCAGTGATGGTTAATTTTGATTTCTCAGGAAAAAACTTTCAAGAAATAGTATTTACCGATGGCAACTTTATCACTACAGAACTTATAGATCTTAAAAAAGAAAGATTCTATTCTCAAGTATTTCAAGCAAAACTTATGGAAAAACAACAAGCCGAATTTTCTAAGAAAGCATTGGTAGAATTACAAAAAGAAAATATGTTTATCTCTTTAGGTGATAAAAACAAACCCTTACTTTATGTATTTAGTGATCCAGAATGTCCATATTGTAGAATGCATTTGGAAAAAATCGAAGATACTTTAAAAACCCATCAAGTAAAATTTATACTCACACCAATCCACGATATTAGCGCATTCGAAAAATCGGCATTAATTTATAAAGAAAGTAAAAATGCAAAAGATGATGCTCAAAAAATTGCTATCATGAAAAAATATTATGATAAAAATTTAAAAGAATATAACAAACCAAGTAATGCAGAGGTAAATGAAGTCAAAAATACCTTTGAAAAATATTCTAAACTTGGCTTACGCGCTGTTCCAACGATAATAAATGCACAAAAATAATTTGATTATTATTTTGCTTGGATTTTTTCTAAGCTCTTGCTCATCTTCTAT comes from the Campylobacter insulaenigrae NCTC 12927 genome and includes:
- a CDS encoding thioredoxin fold domain-containing protein, which encodes MKKSLALLTLASSLFAANNEEIINFFKKNPNLSNANITIASREKIEDSNFEAVMVNFDFSGKNFQEIVFTDGNFITTELIDLKKERFYSQVFQAKLMEKQQAEFSKKALVELQKENMFISLGDKNKPLLYVFSDPECPYCRMHLEKIEDTLKTHQVKFILTPIHDISAFEKSALIYKESKNAKDDAQKIAIMKKYYDKNLKEYNKPSNAEVNEVKNTFEKYSKLGLRAVPTIINAQK
- a CDS encoding 4Fe-4S dicluster domain-containing protein — encoded protein: MKDFVFLKNDDLIPLSDDISIVTDICEDVFIGNSLLLNPEVYAPEINFYLKNSKDNILKKSKTIDTLYKIRSKVYDMGLDLEYTKEVGKNVIIVSDDDEIKLLEELKKQDYKILKISNEECQVVLSSIGELCVIVLKNNEQIELECDFFLYKNKKDSYDKQSGCYDINNLSNEEVLKLLNNNSPKYKFRNYISYDDSICQYHNRRSIHCGKCDEICPSVAILKDDEKRQLEFSHIDCVNCGECVSICPSGALDYAPMPRNSFYEVLKFYEDRIILVISEDKKIEDLNIILKENVMPFMVKTDHFFDQAHLLAMLQTSGANVIIYGDNITNKEAIDLVNEIFQKKFNHDGVLLANDEITLQNAINQANVIPKLKFMINNTSFLKREDFAMRVKELIQDDKLGNIPSKEWIRYGKISVNTNTCTLCLACVGSCNVGALIADAKDNSLKFNASLCTTCGYCEASCAEKDTLVLQRSGIDLEKEYFSFITLAKDELFACIECGKEFATKKAIEKIASIMKPKFLGDDAKIKTLYCCAECKAKVMIQNMNIL
- the selA gene encoding L-seryl-tRNA(Sec) selenium transferase; translation: MNKFRTFPPINSLINDKNLSAYPLYLRNYFSKLVVLKCKKQILKDPKLEFSFEDLSFKIKNSINEFLNLQSKSLINATGVIIHTNLGRSIIDENVFEQTKDIVCSYSNLEFNINSGKRGSRYDWLSANLKILFNCEDCLIVNNNAAAVFLILNTLAKDYEVITSRSELVEIGGSFRIPEVIHAAGVKLKEIGTTNKTHLQDYKDAISLNTKIILKTHRSNFTFKGFFEEVSLEEIYNLAKKKKIISYYDLGSGWCENLNSKLTKDEPCVKDLLKYCDILSFSGDKLFGSTQAGIILGKKKYIEKLKKNQLLRMLRVDKITLAFLNETTKVYLEKKYEKIPTLKLLNDDLTNIKAKAIFVKNKIQILSDLKISKSLVGGGSMPDKSLDTFVLSFKGKALVLQENFRKKGVVGRIEKGKFVLDFRTILDKDLEKLIQIINEVFNG
- the selB gene encoding selenocysteine-specific translation elongation factor; this encodes MDSIIVGTAGHIDHGKTSLIKALNGFDGDNLKEEQEKGITINLSFSHLKNSNTNLAFIDVPGHENLIKTMISGAFAFKICLFVVDINEGLKAQSIEHLKVLEFLGVEDIILILSKVDLCENIEFKKNTILKELQSYKINLLKIFLTSIYDKKSTEELKKYLLNLNPKKCHKDFVFRYFIDRVFSLKGIGTIVTGSLNEGKISKNEKIYCIENQKDIIVKNIQIHDINVDQICAYNRVALNLNCNYYDLKKGYILTKKGLFRSFKSIDVLIFSNKIKHKSELEFCTGSKKVNAKLNIIKEFENKTYATLDFEKNLALCFDDRFILLENGRVKSGGIVLNSVSEPLKKDVKIQFLELLEQKEFNAIFEFLKDTHKFGFGLLSSYQRFKLTHQEALKLAKNLSNVFIDEKGLNVYNLKSQNELKNFINFIFSKNKNALISANSISLRLSWASEEFCAYTLKQMQDFLDFKDGIYFLKGQDFEKLKEKNYCELFEILKKEGIRPTAPYNLYEQLGLDRKNGDTILKKLTKENKVIRLTHNIFIEKQALDLLMDNFLLLLKTQNLDVNFIKNYFKISRKYAIAYLEYLDNNFKQVKKINEKRMLKY